From the genome of Dehalobacter sp., one region includes:
- a CDS encoding NADH-quinone oxidoreductase subunit H → MKDCTPGRIGNEAMNSIAYIIIQLIVTLLAAPLVGGLIKKVKALTQKRKGAPVLQMYFDLYKLLQKTSVVSEVSSWIYKAAPYIVFATALTGALLVPVSTKIVPVLIPGDFIMLVSILALGRFFMMAAALDTASTFGGMGSSREAMISSLIEPSILVALFTVGLLSGSTSLPRMMQTVQVTGFPFAHPVYMMVGLALLIIIIAETSRIPVDDPSTHLELTMVHEAMILEYSGRHLALLEYGAAVKQLVFVTLFVNIFIPHDQLIPFMGFGAVILSLLLYLLKVVLMAVVIALIEVNTVKFKLFSIPNLAALSFILAFLGILQFFILGGYHV, encoded by the coding sequence ATGAAAGACTGTACACCGGGAAGGATAGGGAATGAAGCAATGAACAGCATCGCCTATATTATCATTCAACTGATTGTTACTCTTTTGGCTGCACCGCTTGTGGGCGGCCTGATCAAAAAGGTCAAAGCTTTGACTCAAAAGCGCAAAGGTGCGCCTGTCTTGCAGATGTATTTTGATCTTTATAAATTGCTGCAAAAGACCTCTGTCGTTTCAGAGGTATCTTCGTGGATTTACAAGGCAGCTCCGTATATCGTTTTTGCGACAGCTCTGACTGGTGCGTTGTTGGTCCCTGTATCAACCAAGATTGTACCGGTTCTGATTCCGGGTGATTTTATTATGCTCGTTTCCATCCTGGCACTTGGTAGATTTTTTATGATGGCTGCCGCCCTGGATACGGCGAGTACCTTCGGCGGGATGGGAAGCAGCAGGGAGGCCATGATTTCTTCACTGATTGAACCATCCATTCTTGTAGCCCTGTTTACGGTAGGGCTCCTTTCCGGGTCCACTTCATTGCCACGCATGATGCAGACCGTACAGGTTACAGGGTTTCCTTTTGCTCATCCGGTTTATATGATGGTGGGGTTGGCGCTGCTGATCATTATCATTGCGGAGACATCCAGGATTCCGGTCGATGATCCGTCCACCCATTTGGAATTAACGATGGTGCATGAGGCGATGATCCTGGAATATTCAGGCCGTCATCTGGCTTTACTGGAATACGGCGCAGCTGTGAAACAGCTTGTTTTCGTGACACTGTTTGTGAATATCTTCATTCCGCATGACCAGCTGATTCCGTTTATGGGTTTCGGCGCTGTTATTTTATCACTTCTGCTTTATTTGCTCAAAGTGGTCCTTATGGCGGTGGTCATCGCGTTGATTGAAGTCAATACAGTTAAGTTCAAGCTTTTCAGCATCCCGAATCTGGCAGCCTTATCTTTTATTCTTGCTTTTCTGGGAATTTTGCAATTCTTTATCCTGGGAGGTTATCATGTCTGA
- a CDS encoding formate hydrogenlyase yields the protein MELLLHHLYLVSIFGYLLGASISLGYLFVKEQNTGNIIVNALCIAASAVAAAASVGKIFSGVGTLNIFSLQSAIPFITLNISIDNLSAFFVLALSILVFCVSIYSIGYISHYNGKRNIGLFNFLYVMFIISMFFVLTSANAVFFYISWEAMSLLSYFLVVFESEKEENQKAGTVYIVMTHLATACLLIGFMIIYHYTHSFDLIVAQNGTVIPEMARNIAFILFLVGFGTKAGVIPLHIWLPYAHPAAPSNVSALMSGIMIKTAIYGLIRFVLCYLGVQNTWWGIVILVLGMLSAVLGVAYALMEHNIKRLLAFHSVENIGIILIGLGVSYIAFAQNHLLVGGLALTAALLHTFNHTLFKGGLFLGAGAIQYAVHTKDIEKLGGLLKKMPVTGLMVLCFSLAISAIVPFNGFISEWLTYQSIFANILPGQIGLNFFSAVAVAALALTGALAAACFVKLFGISFLGLPRSEQAANAQEVPKTMNIGMGLLALICLGIGLFPLTILKLLDPVVGSLGGGSVFSQLQGGFMLAYYPLTVSPGSISPVALILALAGIILLALLVIRIVGGKYIERKYGTWDCGFEALNARMQYSATGFSKPIKIVFRILFRPTRKITTEGDSFYYPESIEYATTVASIFEDYLYHPVIKRLQKFSQRTKYKIQTGSIHNYLIYIFAAVLLLMLYNRLA from the coding sequence ATGGAGCTTTTACTGCATCATTTATATCTGGTCTCGATATTTGGCTATTTGCTCGGAGCTTCTATTTCCCTTGGATATCTCTTCGTCAAAGAACAAAATACCGGCAATATCATTGTTAATGCGCTATGTATCGCGGCTTCCGCAGTCGCAGCGGCAGCTTCAGTCGGGAAAATTTTCTCGGGTGTTGGAACGCTGAACATTTTTTCGCTGCAATCCGCAATTCCGTTCATTACCCTAAATATCAGTATTGACAATCTTTCTGCGTTCTTTGTGCTGGCGCTGTCGATCCTGGTCTTTTGTGTTTCGATCTACTCGATCGGCTATATTTCCCATTACAACGGGAAAAGGAACATCGGCCTGTTTAACTTTCTATATGTAATGTTTATCATTTCGATGTTTTTTGTGCTGACTTCGGCCAATGCCGTATTTTTCTATATCTCCTGGGAAGCAATGTCTTTGCTGTCTTATTTCCTGGTCGTATTTGAATCGGAGAAAGAAGAAAATCAAAAAGCCGGAACGGTCTATATTGTGATGACCCATCTGGCAACTGCTTGTCTTTTAATTGGATTCATGATCATTTATCACTATACGCATTCCTTCGATCTGATTGTTGCTCAAAACGGCACGGTGATCCCCGAAATGGCCAGAAACATTGCCTTCATCTTATTTTTGGTTGGCTTTGGCACAAAAGCAGGCGTTATCCCGCTGCATATCTGGCTGCCTTACGCTCACCCGGCTGCCCCGAGCAATGTCTCGGCGCTGATGTCGGGAATCATGATCAAGACGGCTATCTACGGACTGATCCGTTTTGTGCTTTGCTATTTAGGCGTACAGAATACTTGGTGGGGAATTGTCATTCTTGTTTTGGGCATGCTGTCGGCTGTGCTTGGGGTTGCCTACGCTTTGATGGAACATAATATCAAAAGATTGCTGGCCTTTCACAGCGTAGAAAATATCGGGATTATTCTGATTGGCTTAGGGGTCTCGTATATCGCCTTTGCCCAGAACCATTTGCTCGTCGGCGGTCTGGCCTTAACAGCAGCGCTGCTGCATACGTTCAACCACACCTTGTTTAAAGGTGGTTTATTTCTCGGAGCCGGAGCAATCCAATATGCCGTACATACCAAAGATATCGAAAAACTTGGCGGGCTTCTGAAAAAGATGCCCGTTACCGGTCTCATGGTCCTGTGCTTTTCTTTGGCCATATCGGCCATTGTCCCGTTTAATGGCTTTATCAGTGAATGGCTGACATATCAGTCCATATTTGCCAATATATTGCCCGGACAGATCGGCTTAAACTTCTTTTCGGCGGTCGCCGTGGCAGCGCTGGCATTGACCGGAGCGTTGGCCGCTGCTTGTTTTGTGAAGCTGTTCGGGATATCCTTTCTAGGCCTTCCACGAAGCGAACAAGCCGCGAATGCGCAGGAAGTTCCCAAAACCATGAATATCGGAATGGGCCTTCTTGCGTTGATCTGTCTCGGCATCGGACTTTTTCCGTTAACGATCTTAAAGCTCTTGGATCCGGTCGTTGGCAGTCTCGGCGGCGGCTCAGTCTTCAGTCAGCTTCAGGGAGGCTTTATGCTGGCTTATTATCCGCTGACGGTTTCCCCAGGCAGCATATCTCCAGTTGCACTGATCCTGGCCTTGGCCGGAATCATCCTGTTGGCGCTTCTGGTCATCCGGATCGTTGGCGGTAAATATATCGAACGGAAATACGGAACGTGGGACTGCGGCTTTGAAGCGCTGAATGCGCGTATGCAGTACAGCGCAACCGGTTTTTCCAAACCGATCAAGATTGTTTTCAGGATCTTGTTCAGACCAACCAGGAAAATTACGACAGAGGGGGACTCCTTCTATTATCCGGAGTCAATCGAATATGCGACGACAGTTGCTTCGATATTTGAAGATTACCTCTATCATCCGGTCATCAAAAGACTTCAGAAATTTTCCCAAAGAACAAAGTATAAGATTCAAACCGGCAGTATCCATAATTATTTGATCTATATATTTGCCGCGGTTCTCTTACTGATGCTCTATAACCGTTTGGCTTAA
- a CDS encoding TetR/AcrR family transcriptional regulator gives METKKKLMDSAFRLFADNGTGFSLTEVASEVGIQKASIYAHFSSKEDLLYAVINREINQYFLEINEHCEDLRSMFFMILDYYDKSLTKLYFWKRLLLFPPKAFAETLIAKIHRLSEERFQMVKDIIQANMDKGVIRRQDPESVAISYTAMTHGLLSSILIYQPEDVTGHFEEIWENFWRGICSNG, from the coding sequence GTGGAAACAAAGAAGAAGCTGATGGACTCGGCTTTCAGATTGTTCGCAGACAACGGGACAGGGTTTTCCCTAACCGAAGTTGCCAGTGAAGTTGGCATCCAAAAAGCATCGATATATGCTCATTTTTCCAGTAAAGAAGATTTATTGTATGCGGTCATCAATCGGGAAATTAATCAATATTTCCTGGAGATTAACGAGCATTGCGAAGATCTGCGAAGCATGTTCTTTATGATTCTTGATTACTATGACAAATCGCTGACCAAACTGTATTTCTGGAAGAGACTGTTGCTTTTTCCGCCCAAAGCCTTCGCTGAAACGCTGATCGCCAAAATCCACCGCTTATCAGAAGAGCGGTTCCAAATGGTTAAAGATATTATTCAGGCCAATATGGATAAGGGGGTCATCCGGCGTCAGGACCCTGAATCCGTGGCAATATCCTATACAGCCATGACGCACGGGCTGCTGTCAAGCATCCTCATTTATCAGCCTGAAGATGTAACAGGGCATTTTGAGGAGATCTGGGAGAATTTCTGGCGAGGGATTTGTTCAAATGGTTAA
- a CDS encoding spore germination protein has product MFINRLMKTLKSWTNTAPEPTSAPEPPKKQPLSRNYEDNIKKLQQLFANCADVQFHPFQIDLEEPVRAFIVYATTITNNQVISDSILKTLLEETHKLQQLIKAGNANLLQIIQDSLLNLTDTSTVSYLDEVEQKVFAGNAVLIIDGSSSALAAGVRGGENRSIVESDTEPGVRGPKDGFIESIDTNMSLIRRRLKTSKLKLETSEVGELTHTKIAICYIQGIVNEQLLQEVKQRIGRIKTDSILESSYIEELIMDEQYSLFPLVQYTERPDKVAASLLEGRIAILVDNSPMPLLIPATFVTMLQAAEDYYHGSVFATFTRILRLIALNLALLLPSVTVAVFSFHQELLPTHLVSSVAGTRQGLPLPIALEILVIEFTFELLREAGVRLPKTIGQAISTVGGLVIGQAAVNAGLVSPISVIVVATTAIASFSIPNYDAGYALRILRFILILLASFLGGVGIMFGLMIILIHLCSLRSFGVPYLIPFAPLSLGEIKDILVRAPWWAMSKRPKSFRTVNPVRQKDNQGPSKPKYRRIRS; this is encoded by the coding sequence ATGTTTATCAATCGACTGATGAAAACCTTAAAAAGCTGGACAAATACAGCACCTGAGCCTACCTCTGCCCCGGAGCCTCCCAAAAAACAGCCGCTGTCCAGAAATTATGAGGATAACATAAAAAAGCTGCAGCAGCTTTTTGCCAATTGTGCGGACGTCCAGTTCCACCCATTTCAAATTGATTTGGAAGAACCGGTAAGGGCTTTCATCGTCTATGCCACAACCATTACGAACAATCAAGTGATCAGTGATTCTATACTGAAAACCCTGTTGGAAGAGACGCATAAACTTCAGCAATTGATAAAGGCGGGTAACGCAAACCTACTGCAGATCATTCAGGACAGCCTGCTGAATCTTACTGACACCAGCACTGTTTCTTATCTGGATGAAGTCGAACAAAAAGTGTTTGCCGGCAATGCGGTTCTGATCATCGACGGTTCGTCTTCCGCTCTGGCTGCCGGGGTACGAGGCGGTGAAAATAGGTCCATTGTTGAGTCTGATACCGAACCGGGTGTGCGCGGGCCAAAGGATGGGTTTATTGAATCCATTGATACAAACATGAGCCTCATCAGAAGACGTTTGAAGACCAGCAAACTTAAGCTGGAAACTTCAGAAGTCGGTGAGCTAACCCATACGAAAATTGCGATCTGCTACATTCAGGGGATTGTGAATGAACAATTGCTGCAGGAAGTGAAGCAACGGATTGGCAGAATCAAAACGGACAGCATACTGGAGAGCAGTTACATTGAAGAATTGATTATGGACGAGCAGTATTCCCTGTTTCCGCTGGTGCAATACACGGAAAGGCCCGATAAGGTCGCTGCCTCGCTGTTGGAAGGCAGAATCGCGATTCTGGTGGATAATTCTCCGATGCCGCTGCTCATTCCGGCGACATTTGTAACCATGCTACAGGCAGCCGAGGATTATTATCACGGTTCAGTATTTGCGACGTTTACAAGGATTCTGCGATTGATTGCCTTGAATTTGGCCTTGTTACTGCCGTCAGTCACCGTTGCCGTCTTCTCCTTTCACCAGGAATTGCTGCCGACGCATCTCGTCAGTTCAGTGGCAGGAACAAGGCAGGGTTTACCGTTGCCAATTGCTTTGGAGATCCTTGTCATCGAGTTTACTTTTGAACTTTTGCGGGAAGCCGGTGTCCGGCTTCCGAAAACCATTGGCCAAGCTATCAGTACGGTTGGCGGTTTGGTTATCGGCCAGGCAGCGGTCAATGCAGGCCTGGTTTCCCCGATTTCCGTTATTGTCGTAGCGACCACGGCAATCGCGTCTTTTTCGATCCCAAACTATGATGCCGGATATGCACTCAGGATACTGCGGTTTATATTGATTTTACTGGCCAGCTTTCTGGGAGGAGTCGGTATCATGTTCGGCCTGATGATCATCCTGATCCATCTCTGCAGCCTACGTTCTTTCGGTGTTCCTTATTTGATTCCGTTTGCTCCTTTAAGCCTTGGCGAAATCAAAGATATCCTAGTCCGGGCCCCATGGTGGGCGATGTCCAAACGGCCGAAGTCGTTCCGTACGGTGAATCCTGTCCGTCAGAAAGACAACCAGGGGCCGTCGAAACCAAAGTATAGGAGGATAAGGTCATAA
- a CDS encoding spore germination protein — protein MFMIVISTAILLIPGITAEKAAESAWLSVLIALAVGIVNLMLIYYLGRRFPKLTLPQYAEILLGKILGKVVTFGYVLFFLTISILVIREFTDFLNMNLMPETPPYVFQTGLIIVAAYAVIKGIEVIVRVNQFILPLFILSLVVLLALALRDMDLNNLQPFLDKGILSVLDASLVPVAWFGQIVVLVFLFPKVNQAEDILKNGIFGIIAAGILLTFITVATLTVFGPEYTGDMYFAFLYLAKYIKFITIQRLEFLVIFIWVSGIVVKVAVMYYLETMTLVRMFSLQSKKYILLGLALPNIILPNLLFESPVDVGHFLKNIWPSIALTFELLIPGLLLLLTVIKKKKVGRYH, from the coding sequence ATGTTTATGATTGTCATATCCACTGCGATCCTGTTAATTCCCGGCATAACAGCGGAAAAGGCCGCAGAATCAGCCTGGCTTTCCGTCCTGATTGCGCTTGCTGTCGGGATCGTTAACCTTATGCTGATTTATTACCTGGGACGGCGGTTTCCAAAGCTGACGCTGCCCCAATATGCTGAAATCCTGCTCGGCAAAATCCTCGGAAAAGTCGTGACTTTCGGCTATGTATTATTCTTTCTGACCATAAGTATCTTGGTAATAAGAGAATTTACTGATTTTTTGAATATGAACCTTATGCCCGAAACTCCACCTTATGTTTTTCAAACAGGTTTGATAATTGTGGCTGCCTATGCAGTTATTAAAGGAATCGAAGTGATTGTGCGGGTCAACCAGTTTATTCTGCCTTTATTTATACTGTCTCTGGTGGTCTTGCTGGCATTAGCCCTCAGAGATATGGATCTAAACAATCTGCAGCCTTTTCTGGATAAGGGTATCCTGTCCGTTCTGGATGCTTCCCTTGTTCCTGTAGCCTGGTTTGGTCAGATTGTTGTACTCGTATTTTTATTCCCAAAAGTAAACCAGGCAGAGGATATTTTAAAGAATGGCATCTTCGGAATTATTGCTGCCGGTATCCTGCTGACTTTCATTACTGTTGCCACCCTTACTGTTTTTGGGCCGGAATATACGGGTGATATGTACTTTGCTTTTCTATATTTAGCTAAATATATCAAATTCATTACAATTCAAAGGCTTGAATTCCTTGTTATTTTTATCTGGGTATCCGGTATCGTGGTCAAAGTAGCCGTCATGTATTACCTGGAGACAATGACCTTAGTCCGGATGTTTTCTCTCCAAAGCAAGAAGTATATTCTCCTGGGGCTTGCTCTACCCAACATTATTCTACCAAACTTATTATTTGAGAGTCCTGTTGATGTCGGTCATTTTCTTAAGAATATATGGCCATCGATCGCTTTAACGTTTGAGCTGCTGATCCCTGGTCTGCTGTTGCTGCTGACTGTCATCAAAAAGAAAAAAGTGGGGCGTTACCATTGA
- a CDS encoding Ger(x)C family spore germination protein: MKKLLKKLRFRYIGIFSVLFSLLLFCSGCWSNKEVETLAFVTLSGYDYTQINGQDVWTAATLILKPQGGQGQDEGKKSSLSGNAEQLLTGQGPTMQDAIRNYSAKLPTVPFYGYATGTIIGEEAAKKKVPEIIEHRSRFPQTRPRDILLVAKGEAKEILKTRGTMDQSFSTEVSQFIDLKATNTGKSYGMYFYKFVSWLTSNDRDAVLPQIKIIPLESDNKESGANPKTEGSIIEGLGVFQAGHLMGWLDQEQTLGFLLLTQKINKGPISIPVQKDGTMFNYFLSSSTYKVKPVVSNEEISYQVAIQTKGEIDENNGLRLTKEDIEQLEPIISEKLKKIATATVNQAKTYKADFLGFSEKLHHKDPKTFHALGSEWREAFVNANVEINVKAKIISTGRLKEELEVNPPNE; this comes from the coding sequence TTGAAGAAACTACTGAAAAAGCTCCGTTTTAGATACATAGGGATCTTCAGCGTTTTGTTCTCACTGTTATTATTCTGTTCAGGATGCTGGAGCAATAAGGAAGTCGAAACGCTGGCTTTTGTCACACTAAGCGGCTATGACTATACCCAAATCAACGGTCAGGATGTTTGGACTGCAGCCACGCTGATCCTGAAGCCGCAAGGCGGTCAGGGACAAGATGAAGGAAAGAAGTCCAGTTTGAGCGGCAATGCAGAACAGCTTCTCACCGGTCAGGGACCAACAATGCAGGATGCAATTAGAAATTATTCCGCAAAACTGCCGACTGTCCCTTTTTATGGTTACGCTACAGGCACGATTATTGGGGAAGAGGCCGCCAAAAAAAAAGTACCTGAGATTATCGAACATCGTTCCCGCTTCCCGCAGACCCGGCCCCGCGATATCCTTTTGGTAGCCAAAGGTGAAGCCAAGGAAATACTTAAGACGAGAGGCACGATGGACCAGTCGTTTTCTACGGAGGTATCCCAGTTTATCGATTTAAAAGCCACAAACACCGGCAAATCTTATGGTATGTATTTCTATAAGTTTGTATCCTGGCTGACAAGCAATGACCGTGATGCCGTTTTACCGCAAATTAAGATTATACCCTTGGAATCGGATAACAAAGAATCCGGAGCTAATCCCAAAACTGAAGGAAGCATTATCGAAGGCCTGGGTGTTTTTCAAGCTGGCCATTTGATGGGCTGGCTTGATCAGGAACAAACCCTTGGTTTTCTGCTGCTGACGCAAAAAATTAACAAAGGCCCGATTTCCATCCCCGTTCAGAAGGACGGAACCATGTTTAACTATTTTCTAAGCAGTTCAACGTATAAAGTAAAACCGGTTGTCTCCAACGAAGAAATATCTTATCAGGTTGCAATTCAGACGAAAGGAGAAATCGATGAAAATAACGGTTTAAGGCTAACTAAAGAAGATATTGAGCAATTAGAACCTATCATTAGTGAGAAACTAAAAAAAATAGCCACCGCAACAGTTAACCAGGCCAAAACCTACAAGGCTGATTTTTTGGGTTTCTCCGAAAAGCTGCATCACAAAGATCCCAAAACATTTCATGCTTTGGGATCGGAATGGCGGGAAGCTTTTGTGAACGCAAATGTTGAAATTAATGTGAAAGCAAAAATCATTAGCACCGGCAGACTGAAAGAAGAATTAGAAGTGAATCCTCCGAATGAATGA
- a CDS encoding PLP-dependent aminotransferase family protein: MEYNYAKRINHLKASEIREILKVTENPEIISFAGGLPAPELFPVDEIKEVSRIVLEEEGTEALQYTTTEGYLPLRKWIAARMNHRLSTQFEPDSILLTHGSQQALDLSGKVFLDEGDIVLCESPTYLAAISAFKAYGCEFKEVPTDEEGMIPGELDRILDSTPNVKLIYVIPDFQNPTGRTWSLSRREHLVKAARKHQVMIIEDNPYGELRFEDEPLPSLQAFDQEGCVLSLGTFSKIFCPGYRIGWVAGDQKVIEKYVLVKQGTDLQCNTLAQREIAKYLELYNIDEHIEKIRKVYKRRRNLTVKLMEDHFPEGVTFTRPKGGLFAWIELPADINARDVLIKSLKKNVAFVPGGSFFPNGGRENTFRINFSNMPDDKIEEGLQSLAGVLREFV, translated from the coding sequence ATGGAATATAACTATGCAAAAAGGATCAACCATTTGAAAGCTTCAGAAATCAGGGAAATACTAAAAGTTACGGAAAATCCGGAAATCATCTCCTTTGCGGGCGGACTCCCGGCGCCGGAGCTGTTTCCGGTTGATGAAATTAAAGAAGTCAGCAGGATTGTGCTGGAAGAAGAAGGGACAGAGGCTTTACAGTATACGACGACTGAAGGCTATCTTCCTTTGCGGAAATGGATCGCAGCACGTATGAATCATCGGCTGAGCACCCAATTTGAGCCGGACAGTATCCTTTTGACCCACGGTTCACAGCAGGCCTTGGATCTTTCAGGAAAGGTTTTTTTGGATGAAGGCGATATCGTGTTGTGCGAAAGCCCGACGTATCTTGCTGCCATCAGTGCGTTCAAAGCTTATGGCTGCGAGTTTAAAGAGGTGCCGACGGATGAGGAGGGCATGATTCCTGGGGAACTGGACAGGATACTGGACAGTACACCGAACGTTAAACTCATTTATGTCATTCCCGACTTTCAAAACCCGACAGGCAGGACCTGGAGTCTTTCCAGAAGGGAACATCTGGTTAAGGCGGCCAGGAAACATCAGGTTATGATTATTGAAGATAATCCATATGGTGAATTGCGTTTTGAAGATGAACCGCTTCCGTCCCTGCAGGCTTTTGATCAGGAGGGCTGCGTCTTAAGCCTCGGAACGTTCTCCAAAATATTCTGCCCGGGTTATCGGATTGGCTGGGTCGCCGGGGATCAGAAAGTGATTGAAAAATATGTCCTTGTCAAACAGGGAACGGATCTGCAGTGCAACACCCTGGCGCAGAGAGAAATCGCCAAATACCTTGAATTGTATAATATCGATGAACATATTGAAAAAATTCGCAAGGTCTACAAAAGACGCCGCAATCTGACGGTAAAACTGATGGAGGATCATTTCCCCGAGGGAGTCACCTTTACCAGACCCAAAGGAGGGCTTTTCGCCTGGATTGAGCTTCCGGCGGATATCAATGCTAGGGATGTGCTGATCAAAAGCCTGAAAAAGAACGTCGCGTTTGTGCCCGGCGGTTCATTCTTCCCGAACGGCGGCAGGGAAAATACTTTCCGAATCAATTTTTCGAATATGCCTGACGATAAAATTGAAGAAGGACTGCAAAGCCTTGCCGGTGTCCTGCGCGAATTTGTCTGA
- a CDS encoding uracil-DNA glycosylase, whose protein sequence is MQILKNDWDDLLHTEFAKEYYQKLRKFLINEYKTKTVYPDKYDIYNALHYTAYKDVKVVILGQDPYHGPQQAHGLSFSVQPGVQAPPSLMNIFKELHDDLGCYVPNNGYLKKWADQGVLLLNASLTVRSGQANSHSNIGWSQFTDKIIAQLNDREDPVVFILWGKNAQSKLSMITQPRHCIIKSVHPSPLSAHAGFFGSRPFSRANQFLASIGKKPIDWQIENLPASFTTSAGSHRP, encoded by the coding sequence ATGCAGATCCTAAAAAATGACTGGGACGATTTGCTTCATACGGAATTCGCGAAAGAATATTATCAGAAACTTAGAAAGTTTCTGATCAACGAATATAAGACAAAAACGGTTTATCCCGATAAATACGATATTTACAATGCCCTACATTATACCGCTTACAAGGATGTAAAAGTGGTCATTCTGGGCCAGGATCCCTATCATGGCCCTCAACAAGCCCACGGTTTAAGCTTTTCTGTTCAGCCGGGTGTTCAGGCCCCGCCGTCCTTGATGAATATCTTTAAAGAACTGCACGATGATCTGGGATGCTATGTTCCAAATAACGGATATTTGAAAAAATGGGCCGACCAGGGCGTCCTGCTGCTGAATGCTTCGCTGACCGTCCGGTCCGGTCAGGCCAATTCCCACAGCAACATAGGCTGGTCCCAATTTACAGATAAAATCATTGCGCAGTTAAACGATCGGGAAGACCCTGTCGTTTTTATCCTCTGGGGGAAGAATGCCCAGTCAAAACTGAGCATGATCACGCAACCCAGGCATTGTATCATCAAATCCGTCCATCCCAGTCCGCTGTCAGCCCATGCCGGTTTCTTCGGCAGCAGACCATTTTCCAGGGCCAATCAATTTTTGGCCTCGATTGGCAAGAAGCCTATTGACTGGCAAATAGAAAATCTGCCTGCCTCATTTACCACATCAGCCGGATCGCATCGTCCGTGA